The window GAGATGGCGCTCGTCGTCCCGTTCGTCGGCGAATGGACGGCACAGCTGCTGTTCGGTGGCTTCAGTCTCGGGCAGCCAACACTCCAGCGGATGTACATCCTGCACGTGTTCGTGTTGCCGTTCGTCGTCACAGCCCTGATCGCACTGCACATTGGCATCGTCTGGATGCAAGGAATCGCGGAACCACACTGATCGACCATGAGCGACACAGACAACGACGTCCGAACCGATGGAAGCGGCCCCGGCATCGTCGCCCCCGACGACGAGGTGCCGACCTGGAGCGAGCGCAAGGAGCGAACCACGGGTCTCTCGAGGCTCACCTACGAGTACTTCGAGCGGGCTCGCCGGGAGGATCAGGATCTCCGCCAGGAGTCGAGTTACGTCGAGCGTGACGTGCTCGGCTTCCCGACCTGGCCACACGAGACGATACGCAATCTCGCGCTGGCGAGTTTCTTCACCGGCATGTTGCTGTTTCTGTCCGCGATGTTGCCACCCCACCTCGGGGATCCGGCGAATCCGGCGGAGACGCCCTCGGTGATCTTGCCCGACTGGTATCTGTACTGGTCGTTCGGACTGCTCCACCTCGAGCCGCTGAACCCAGAGCTGGCAATCGCCGGTGGGGATAAGATCATGTCCGACGAACTGTACGGCGTGCTGGCGAACGTCGTCGTCGTCGGGGCTATCGCAATCGTCCCGTTCCTGAACAAGGGGAGCGCTCGCCGTCCCGTCGAGGAGCCCTTCTGGGCTGCCGTCGGCGTCGGCGGTGTCGTCTTCGCGTTCACCATGAGTATCCTGCCGATCCAGGACATGTTCCCGTGGGGGGTCGCCATTACGTTCGACCTGGCGTTCTTCCTGCCGCTGGTCGCCGCCGCGATCACCTATGCGGTGTTGAAGACGATGCGGGAGGGGTACATGTACGACCTGAACAAGCGGTACTATCGGTTGCGGCCGCCGCGGTAGGGTCGTCGCGTTTTCCGATTTCCCGTGTTCGTGGTTTCGGGTATCCAGGCTGTTAGGCTTCGAACTGCCCTCGAGCATGCCGAGAACGATTGCCTGTCCTCGAGCGTGCCGGAGGACGCCACGGGCAAGTCACAGTACTCTTCTCCCGTCACGCTGTAGGAGTGGTATGAGCGGTTCAGATTCGGACACAGATCCACCGGCGGCTGCCGATGAAGCCGACACCGATCCCGAGGACGGCCCTCGAGTCGGTGCGTCGGGCAAGCGCGAGGTGATCGTGCCGATGCGGTTGTACAAGACGATTACCGTGTTCTCGACGATCATCGCGGTCGTCGGTGTCCTCGGTGGGTTCATCCTCCTTGACGTGGCGACTGACCGGACGCAGGCGGCCGCGTCGGACGTGAGCATCGGAGTGGCACTACTCGGTGTCGGATTGATCGCCGGCGGCGCCGCTACCTACGCCTTTTCGACGCGGTTTCGGACGGCAGGAATGGGAAACGCTAAAGACGACGCCGACGAAGGATCACACAATGGCTGACGAATTCATCAAAGGATTCGCCATCTTCACCGCGGGCATCCTGGTGTGGATGACGTTTGCAGGCTGGTACAACACGCCGTCGTTCTACGACACCCAACTCGTTGGGCCGAATCCAGAAGATCCCGGGACGTACACTGCAATGGCACTGGTCGTCAAAGACGCCGCCCTCTATTTCGCACTGCTCGGTGCGCTCACCTTCTGGGTCGTGATTCCGGCCGGTCGACGCGCTCGAGCACACTACGCGGGTAACTGACGCCCGTTGATCCCTTCTTTCGTTTTCCAGACCGTGAGCACCGGCTGGCACTGGTGCGAGTGGTGACCCCCCGTCCTCGTCTACCGAATCCACCGAGGAGCACAACTCGAGGAGTGCGCTGACGCCAAGGAGAACCGCCGCTGGGTCACCGGTTGAACAGGCTCGAGGGGAGCCACTTCTGCATCCCGGGGCCGAACTCCCCGGCCAGTTGGGCGTCTTTCTCGGTAAACGAATCCGTCAGGACGAGCGTGCCGACGTAGGTCGCGAGGACGACGATCGGGAGGGTGGCGACGATCACCAGATCCGAATTGACGAAGACGACGATCGGGATGCCTACGACCGTCGCGGGGACGCCAGCGAAGACGACTTTGGCGAAGTCTCGAGTGAACGGGTGGATCCTGTCGAGGTAGTAGAGTTCGCCCAGCGTGAGGAACCCGACCACAAAGAGTGCTGTCGCCGATCCGATTGCGGCACCGTTGATGCCGTAGATGGGAACGAGGAGGAAAGAGACGACGAAGTTGGTCACGAAGAGGGTGAGCGTGTTGGCGAAGACGATCCGTGAGTAGCCCATGCCCTGCAACAGCGTGCCGTCGGGGCCGCCGAAGGTGACGTTGAACAGGAACGCGGCCGCGAGCAGGGCAACGACCGCGCTCGCTGCCGTGTACTGTGGCGTGTACATCACCGCGAGGAACGAACTCGCGCCCAACCCGACGATGATCGCAAACGGGAGGGTGATCCCGGCGATCCATCGTGCGGCGACGCGAAACCGCTCCTGGACGAGCGCGGTGTCGTCTCTCGTTTCGGCGATGAGCGGTTTGAACACCGGTGAGAGCGAGTTGAAGATGATCATCAGACCGGAGCCGAGCATGTAGCCGACGCGATAGAAGCCGACGTCTTCGGAGTCGAGGAAGAAGCCGAGTACGAAGTAATCGACGTGACCCATGAGGACGAACACGACGCTCGTCATCGCCAGCGGCACCGAGTACTTGACGAGCGGGCCAGGAGCAACGGGTTCGAACGTTGCGGACATTATTTGCCAGGCCCGGTAGGTGAAGAGTATGGCCCCGACCGTGATCGCGACGAACAACCCGACGACGTAGCCGGCGACGAGACCGAGTAGCCCGAACCCGGCGAGCAACATTACGGCCGTGACGACGAAGCGAACGATTGGACGAACCAGGTCGCGCATGATCACCCGATACTGCAGCTTCTTGATGCTGTAGAAGGATTTCAACAGCACGTTGTAGATGGCGAGCAGCGGAATCGTGACGGTCAACAACAGGAGCGCAACCTGCAGCGACGGTTCACGGAAGAACACGCTGATTTGCTCCGCCGCAATCGCGAGAAACAGCGCGACCAGCGCGGAGGTGACGAGAACGGTGGCGGTGACCTGGACGACGACACCCTTGGCTTTGCCCGGCTCGTCGTCCTCGAGATACTGGGGGACGAAGTAATCGATCGCCAGCGGCAATCCGAGGTTCGCAAACACCTGTAGAAACAGGATTACGGACGTCGCGAGTACCCAGAGGCCGTACACCGATGGGCTCACGAACCGCGTCATCAGCATGACGATGGCAAACGCGAGGACGCCGTTTATCACGTTGCCGACGAACGTGATGCTTCCCTGTTTTGCCAGCGTCGAAACGCCTTCGTCGTGTTCGGTCATGTCGGGTTCAGGTGGGTGTCCTCAGCCGCTATCGGTCAACACGGGAACGCAAACTATTCTCGCTCGTTCATGTGTCCTGGATGCCACGGTCAGACGCTGGTCGCCGGCTCGAGTTCGTAGTCGCTGACTTCCCGTGCTGACTCGCCAAAGGATGGAAACTCCACCTCGAACGGCCAGTCGTCGCCTTCGCTGGTGTCATCGACGTGTTCGATGACGGTGTCGAGTTCCTCGCCCTCGGCGTCGAAGAACGTCGCTCGAATTTCGACGTACGTCGGTTGACGCTCGCCCTCGTTTCTGACCACGCCCCAGATGGAGATGCGTTCGTCTTCGGTTCCCGGATTCTCTCGGATGAGGTCGGACCAGAGGATGACCAGCGACGCCGGTTCGATGATCCCCTCACCGTTTTCCGTGAAATAATCGAGACAGCCCGAGAGTGTCGCCGACCCGAGGGCCGCGAGTGTGAGGAGGGAGCGACGTTTCATACGCTGGGTGGTTCTTCAACTGGTTCCATCTTCAGCCTTCGGGACACGTTTTGTCACACTGGCAACCACTGTGGCCCCTGCGTGTACTGACAATTTCCTCTTCTGGATCGGTAACTGG of the Natronosalvus vescus genome contains:
- a CDS encoding DUF7315 family membrane protein — its product is MSGSDSDTDPPAAADEADTDPEDGPRVGASGKREVIVPMRLYKTITVFSTIIAVVGVLGGFILLDVATDRTQAAASDVSIGVALLGVGLIAGGAATYAFSTRFRTAGMGNAKDDADEGSHNG
- a CDS encoding DUF7314 family protein, whose protein sequence is MADEFIKGFAIFTAGILVWMTFAGWYNTPSFYDTQLVGPNPEDPGTYTAMALVVKDAALYFALLGALTFWVVIPAGRRARAHYAGN
- a CDS encoding flippase, with translation MTEHDEGVSTLAKQGSITFVGNVINGVLAFAIVMLMTRFVSPSVYGLWVLATSVILFLQVFANLGLPLAIDYFVPQYLEDDEPGKAKGVVVQVTATVLVTSALVALFLAIAAEQISVFFREPSLQVALLLLTVTIPLLAIYNVLLKSFYSIKKLQYRVIMRDLVRPIVRFVVTAVMLLAGFGLLGLVAGYVVGLFVAITVGAILFTYRAWQIMSATFEPVAPGPLVKYSVPLAMTSVVFVLMGHVDYFVLGFFLDSEDVGFYRVGYMLGSGLMIIFNSLSPVFKPLIAETRDDTALVQERFRVAARWIAGITLPFAIIVGLGASSFLAVMYTPQYTAASAVVALLAAAFLFNVTFGGPDGTLLQGMGYSRIVFANTLTLFVTNFVVSFLLVPIYGINGAAIGSATALFVVGFLTLGELYYLDRIHPFTRDFAKVVFAGVPATVVGIPIVVFVNSDLVIVATLPIVVLATYVGTLVLTDSFTEKDAQLAGEFGPGMQKWLPSSLFNR
- a CDS encoding FxLYD domain-containing protein, which codes for MKRRSLLTLAALGSATLSGCLDYFTENGEGIIEPASLVILWSDLIRENPGTEDERISIWGVVRNEGERQPTYVEIRATFFDAEGEELDTVIEHVDDTSEGDDWPFEVEFPSFGESAREVSDYELEPATSV